The nucleotide window TTGTGTCATTTTgaaatgtaataaaaaaaaattggaatgACCAATGCAcagacttaatcacacacacacacacacacacacacacacatgcaacacacacacacacacacacacacacacacacacacacacacacacacacacacacacacacatacagatatagcctacataacatAATTACTGCACAGAGGCCCTGATATTTTGTAATATATTTCCCCTTTTTCTGTTTTAATGTCCATATGAAGAAGTAGAGCTTTGGGATATAGGGAAAAGTAACCTGGTACAATTGAAGCACTGGAGCAAGGAATTAATTACCATTCAAAAGTAATGGTCCTATTCTGCCCTTTTTTAACCAGTAGAAAAGGTCCGCTGGCCGCGGTCCTGCCTCTGCGCCAAGGGAAAGGATTATTCTACGGATTACCATCTGAAAACTCCTATTAGACTTTCTGACTCAAAGATCTTTTGCGAAAAGTAATCGCGTTAATACCCAGGGATTAATgctgtgcaaactgcaaaatTGAATTTAATTCAAATTGTATaaatagatatgaaataaattgCTGAATGTACCCCCACAGAATAGAATCAATCCTTACACGTCCCATTCACAATTCTCAATGGTGGGATACGGCTCTGTTAAAAAGTGTGCTGTCCAAGGTTTTCCGAGCGAGTTTAGCACCTGTCATGCAAATGCATGTTATAGCCTATTTGTGGcgcaaatacaaataaaatgagTTACATTGGTGTGGATTGTCTCTAGAGCAAGCCGCGTCCCTAAATGCAGCAATGCTGTTCAACAAGACCATTGCGCACGCTTTCATTCCAAAATAATGATATGTCGTTGGTCATCTCAGTGTGAATGTGGTCTCGTGGATGAGACTGGACCCTCCAGATTcgattgtgttgttgtgttttctCACGTGTTTGTGCTATTGAAATGCAATCCCATCTCCAGCCCTTATGCCTAATCCTGTCAGGGGATCTCCTTGGAAACCTCTCTGGAGTGTGCGCAAGAAAAGCTTCATCCAGACCCATTCTTCAAACCCCCTTTcgagactttcccctaaagaatCAAGTCTGTAGGTTTCTTGCAGAAACAAGGAAATAAGTTATATGGTAAAACTGTTACATTTTATCACTTTATAAGAGCAATAAGCGTGTCGCCTAGACGGGTTACTAATGCCGTCAGTAAAAAGCAAAATGGGCATCCAAGCTGTTTCTTGTCTTTGATGTTATTACTGACAGGTTGGTGTTGTAATAATAAAATTGATCTCCTCCTACCCGTCAGGACTGTGTTTCCGAAAACACACTGTGCTAAAAGGGCCACAAAATTCATTTTCGCCAAGGAAGTATCCGGGTATGCAACCGACGAAAATAACTATAGCGTTTACATCCATTCATTTTCTGTGTGCTGATTAATTTATTTTCGCAAAAGTAAAGCAACGCTGAAAATGTTTTAGGTTAGTTTATATAATTTCGTCTTCCCTAAGTAGTCTAAGCAAAATATAAACATGCACTGAACAGGGGTGTTTTTGTTCACGCTGGGGGTATTTGAATAAGAATAATGCCATTGGAGTGTCGCAGGCCgaaaaaaaatgagtgacaAAAGCTCAGAGGTGCAGAATTTGGAAGGGGGACAAGGCGTATAGGActgaaaagaagagaggggagaagcgTACAATGGAACAATTCACCTTATAATCGCTTTGATATATTATACATGCCTGAAGACTTTAAACATTGTGTAATTATTTATAAATGACTGTCCCGCTATACACATAATTCAGCAAAGAGAAAGGCTCTGCAGGTCTCTCTCCAAACTATTTCTAAATAGTGCCCCCATCCAGATTTCTCAAAAGAGAGGCGAGATGCTAGAAATTGAATAAATGGAATAATTAATGGACAATTGTATGGTTGTCTCATAAAGTTGCTTTTAAATAAACCTAAAGAAATGCGCCTAACGGCGCTGTATAATTTTAAAACAGAGCACCCCGTGATACGAATCTTAATAGACCTCATCAGAAGTTTTTGTAACAAATCTATATTTAAAATCTTCCCATTTGCTATTTAAAGGTTTTCATTCTTAATTGGAATATAAATTCTCTTTATGAAGAGTTGGTAATTTGGAtggatagttttttttattttcaaacccACTTGAcatcacattttttttgtttctctttgTAAGACTTACTCTGCAGACAATTATATATACAGCGAATTATATATACAGACAATTATATATTGTGGATTAGTCGAACTTATTATTAGTCTACGTTTAAAACGAAAAGACAATTGTGTTTCCCTAAAGAGACGGTGTGCCACCGCTACACGCTGCACCGGTTATTTGCAGACTCTGGCTGCAGTAAAGGTTGTCTTTTGCCAATGTAGGTTTTCCAGACCCTGGCTGTGAAAGAAAATAATTCCTGCCGAACTTGTGGAGTGTGCCCTTGCCTTGGGGGCTAAACGCGTGAGTCATGAGGCCCTCCCTTTTCATTTTCCTCCAGAGGTTTAACTTTAAGTGGGCATGGTCTTTGCAGTGGAGATAGCAACAGCACTGTTCGCGTGGCTGGCCAGCAGTCGAGCGCGCTGATTGGTCAGTCGTGATTACAGGCACGCTTCGAAGGGAGGACAAACAACGGGCATAAATTATGCAAATAGGATGGCCGTGCGGCACGGGGCAGACCTGATGCAAGCTATTCATTCATCCTTCCCAAAATGCCCAGGCAAGGGGGGTACACGCATTGTTTCAACAGGGTATATAAGGTATCTGAGGCCAGTCGTGTGCCAAGCTCACTGGCTCACACGAGCTGACTAGAGAGCAAAAGCAAGACTGACGCGTGCCTCACACCTCTCAACTTCTACCACTTTCGGACTTAAGCTCCTCAAAACATTCTTCTCACCAAACTTCATATGGGTAAGTTTCAAAGTCCATTACAAATTTGGAGATAGTCTTCACTTTAAACCAACACTTTGTGTTTTGCCTGTGTTCTGCATTGGATGTACATCTAACAATTCCTTATTTCTACTTTTTTCCAGATTCTACATTCAAAGCAAGCACAGCAATGGAGAGCGTTTACTCTGACATCGACAGCCCCAGCTGTGACTATTCGTTCTCTCACACAGACGATGAAGACTCTCGCAGCAGCACCCAAGCCACATCCCCCGCATGCTCGGTTGGCTCATCATCGGCTGCCATGCAGGAGGCGGACGCTGAGCCACATCTGAAGAAGAGGCGCAGGGGGCGGGCGAGGAACGAAGCCACTGTGCATGTGGTCAAGAAGAACCGGCGCGTGAAGGCAAACGACCGCGAGAGAAACAGAATGCACAACCTGAACGACGCTCTGGACACTCTGAGGACCATCCTCCCCGCTTTCCCAGATGACACCAAACTTACCAAAATCGAGACTTTGCGATTTGCCCACAACTACATCTGGGCTCTCTCTGAGACCATACGGATTGCAGACCAGCGCCAGACCAAGCCCAGGGACTCCACGCATCTTCTACCACCACTACCCTGCGTGGCAGATGCCCCAAGCCCCGGTAGCGATGCTTGCTCCTGGTCATCAGGCGCGTCCTCCTCGTCTTCTCCCTCGTACTGCACTTCCAACCCAAGCAGCCCGGCAGCTATGGATGACTATGGATATTTGCAAACAGATGTGGTTTATAGTTACTGCAACTTCGTCCCCAACATCTTCTAAACTTATAGACATCGTCGTCAATGCTCGGTAGCAGAATGTCTGATAGGCTAGTAAAGGAGAATGTTTGAGATTGTTTAGTGCAAAAAGCCCAGATTAAGACAAGATGCGAATTCACTGTTTGCCTTGACTGTATTTTCATAtggtttgtgtttttatattttcaccatcattttgttattatgttttttgttgttgttttggtatTGTAGACTTCACTGCCTTTGCACTTTTGCAGCTCGTATACAAGGTCCACTCCACAGATCTTGATCTCTGCCTCtatttaaaataaattataatTTAAAAGAGGACGACGGATTTTCGTTTGCAGCCGGAGGTGAAAAGTCAATTTTACAATTTGTAGAGTGATAATGCAGAAAAACTAGCGTGGAAATTCGGTTTCAACGCTCTGACAAAAGACTGAAAGGCCGTCAAAAGACAAGGATCTGGTCTAATGCATTATGTATGTTGACCCCAAGAACGCTGTTGAGTCCTGCTTAACCTTTTAGACAGTCCTATAGATACTCGTTTTTACATTCACttcatacttttatttttatttattcaacaTGTGGTTTTGAtatgaaatgtatttttattgtatATAAAGAGATTTATTCTATTATGTATTTACCTCAAATTATACATTTGGTGCAAACAGTTTTGTACAAATAAAACTATAATGTTTATAATAATATTTTGTGTCTGTCGAATGAATGCAAAGCAATTGTGTTCATAAAGGGGTTATCCATATTATTCCTCTTTTGGCATAATTGAATTAGGCTACACATCCCCGATACTCTCTTAAAAGCAGTCATGCAGGACTGCTGAGAGCGTCACTCTTTCATCCACGCATGATGAAAACAAAGCAGACACGACGCTTTGGGATAGTAACGGTTGAGGGGTGAGTGTGGCAGGTGGATGAATTGGTCCAGTTCTCTGATGAGCATCCAATCAGGAACGGACCCATTAGACAACCTGAAATGGCTTCAGACTCGTTAATTACTATGCATTTAGATGTTTTATAGATGAAACTTCATAGGCCTATCTTTGAAATGGTAAAACTGTGGTTGCAAGCTGTTTCTTGGCAAAACGTCATCACTGCAACATTATTTTCCCCAAGATATCCCAAAGCATTTTCAAAAGCCCTACCCGTAGCGTCGTTTTTTCCTCATCTCATCCTTCACCAAACAACTTCCATTCTGTGCCTTTGTGGGCCATGATAATTTTATTTCTATAGAGACTCAGGTTAAATCCTCCATTGAGTTGTGCTTGCATGGTCCGGCCAAGCCGCTTGTATCTGCACGTGTCGAGGATAGAAAAGTATAATGGGGGTGCTGCCAGTCTTGGAGAGAGCAC belongs to Alosa sapidissima isolate fAloSap1 chromosome 20, fAloSap1.pri, whole genome shotgun sequence and includes:
- the neurog1 gene encoding neurogenin-1 encodes the protein MDSTFKASTAMESVYSDIDSPSCDYSFSHTDDEDSRSSTQATSPACSVGSSSAAMQEADAEPHLKKRRRGRARNEATVHVVKKNRRVKANDRERNRMHNLNDALDTLRTILPAFPDDTKLTKIETLRFAHNYIWALSETIRIADQRQTKPRDSTHLLPPLPCVADAPSPGSDACSWSSGASSSSSPSYCTSNPSSPAAMDDYGYLQTDVVYSYCNFVPNIF